The Flavobacterium jumunjinense genome includes a region encoding these proteins:
- a CDS encoding ELWxxDGT repeat protein: MKIKKITLLHVCLLFSSFLLHAQYNFELIKDINPNGDSNPGKFTYFNNKLIFTADDGVHGREPWISDGTNAGTFMLKDFVLNGNSDITDFQVYNDKAYFNADDGVNSGIWVTDGTTVGTQFLKNVQLNTYSGIVFNGLLYFSGNDGTSGRELWVTDGTTNGTNLVKDINSNGDSDPQHFFELNGNLYFFARNPQNFLRRNLWITDGTTTGTIVVNNDVDFANEINSDVVVYNNKAYFPSFSSANGSELWSTDGTTIGTQLLKDINPGANSSSISFFKVFNNKLFFSANDGSVGRELWVTDGTTNGTVLFHNFLAPGDGDPLELTVLGNRMYMRANGPTIGSELFATTGNTGINNTYLVKDIALFGANSRPFYLNTYNNELFFIASDDPSGSGSIFDLWVSNGTQQGTIKIAPPIAPNIGPLNENERNFTVVNNSLFFTASFNSNGNELWKLTATNLSASEFDWSNELKVYPNPSDDLVTIQFQNDFKGSYSLFNHLGKQILTHTINSLETQISLEKYTSGMYLLVLSSDNGEQIQTYKILKK, from the coding sequence ATGAAAATTAAAAAAATTACTTTATTACATGTTTGTCTATTATTTTCCAGTTTTTTATTACATGCTCAATATAATTTTGAGCTTATAAAAGACATTAATCCAAATGGTGATTCTAACCCAGGCAAATTTACTTACTTTAACAACAAACTCATTTTTACAGCAGACGATGGAGTACATGGTAGAGAACCATGGATATCTGATGGTACTAACGCAGGAACTTTTATGCTTAAAGATTTTGTCTTAAATGGGAACTCAGATATTACAGATTTTCAAGTTTATAACGATAAAGCTTATTTTAATGCTGATGATGGTGTAAATTCAGGTATTTGGGTCACCGATGGAACTACAGTTGGAACACAATTTTTAAAGAATGTTCAACTTAATACATATTCAGGTATTGTTTTCAATGGTTTATTATATTTTTCAGGTAATGATGGCACATCAGGAAGAGAACTTTGGGTAACAGATGGAACAACAAATGGAACAAATTTGGTTAAAGATATTAATTCTAATGGAGATTCAGACCCTCAACATTTTTTTGAGTTAAACGGAAATTTGTATTTTTTTGCTAGAAATCCTCAAAATTTTTTACGTAGAAATTTGTGGATAACTGACGGAACTACAACTGGTACGATAGTGGTTAACAACGATGTAGATTTTGCAAATGAAATTAATTCTGATGTTGTTGTATACAATAATAAAGCCTATTTCCCATCATTTTCTTCTGCAAATGGTTCAGAGTTATGGTCAACAGATGGTACAACTATTGGTACTCAATTATTAAAAGATATAAATCCTGGAGCAAATAGTTCATCAATTAGTTTTTTTAAAGTTTTCAATAATAAATTGTTTTTTAGTGCCAATGACGGTAGTGTAGGAAGAGAACTTTGGGTAACAGATGGCACAACAAATGGAACGGTCTTGTTTCATAATTTTCTTGCTCCAGGAGATGGAGACCCTCTTGAATTAACAGTACTAGGAAATAGAATGTATATGAGAGCAAATGGACCTACTATAGGTTCGGAGTTATTTGCTACAACAGGCAATACAGGTATAAATAACACCTATCTTGTTAAAGATATTGCACTATTTGGGGCAAATAGTAGACCTTTTTATCTAAATACCTACAACAATGAATTGTTTTTTATAGCTAGTGATGATCCTAGTGGTAGTGGTAGTATTTTTGATTTATGGGTGTCAAATGGAACACAACAAGGAACCATTAAAATTGCACCTCCTATTGCCCCAAATATAGGTCCCTTGAATGAAAATGAGAGAAACTTTACAGTAGTAAACAATTCTTTGTTTTTTACAGCAAGCTTTAATTCTAATGGAAATGAATTGTGGAAACTTACAGCAACTAATTTATCGGCCTCAGAATTCGATTGGTCTAACGAATTAAAAGTCTATCCAAATCCTTCTGATGATTTAGTTACTATCCAGTTTCAAAATGACTTTAAAGGAAGTTATTCTTTGTTTAATCATTTAGGAAAACAAATCCTAACTCATACGATTAATTCACTTGAAACTCAAATTTCATTAGAAAAGTATACCTCAGGAATGTATCTTTTAGTTTTAAGTAGTGATAATGGAGAACAAATTCAAACCTATAAAATTCTAAAAAAATAA
- a CDS encoding T9SS type A sorting domain-containing protein, with translation MNKKIYILIAFFWLSQLSIAQYQFTQVAEINAGSDGSNPRYFMEYNGELYFNASTSFQQRLYKTSGSGATLVADINGNGVGYNPKPLKVINNKLLFLASSQAHGGELFITDGTASGTEVLLDIYPGTNGSSLNYDYLDFYGELNGELYFWAREVSGPYSLWKTDGTSSGTVKILDPAFSGGPNYMTTYNGKIYFAAYSAPGENPELYVTDGTASGTGLFLEINPSTASNLSSGSNPNDLFVYDGYLFFSADDGTNGRELWRTNGTAVGTTMVADIFPNTLNPSFGKGSNPGDFIEFNNELYFTARGYDAGLNQVTGNELYKYSIADGWNRVKDFYPGNLNNGIGSNNPFFILNNELYVAAQDGTAGSNQYEIWKTDGTESGTIKVVNASTLNNESPNFSLQDKKFTVLNNKLIFEHNIQQIWVTDGTNAGTQELTNTGVTNVPIGVSAFQPIVFNDEIYFGGNYPTQGVELWKLADTTLSIEDFSTNEKISVYPNPTKDYVNIDIKNKDFITEIYDLSGKLLVTTSDSKIDMNKFNNGIYLLKIITVNETMFQKIIKH, from the coding sequence ATGAATAAAAAAATATACATATTAATTGCTTTTTTTTGGCTTAGTCAATTAAGTATAGCACAATACCAGTTTACACAAGTAGCCGAAATTAACGCTGGAAGTGATGGTAGTAATCCAAGGTATTTTATGGAATATAATGGAGAACTATATTTTAATGCATCCACTAGTTTTCAACAAAGACTTTATAAAACATCAGGTTCAGGAGCTACTTTAGTGGCTGATATAAATGGAAATGGTGTGGGTTATAACCCTAAACCTTTAAAAGTAATTAATAATAAATTACTTTTTCTCGCCTCTTCTCAAGCACATGGTGGAGAGCTTTTTATAACAGATGGTACCGCTTCTGGTACTGAAGTCTTATTGGATATTTATCCAGGTACAAATGGATCAAGTCTTAACTATGATTATCTCGATTTCTATGGAGAATTAAATGGAGAATTGTATTTTTGGGCACGAGAAGTTTCAGGGCCTTATTCGCTTTGGAAAACAGATGGTACTTCTTCAGGAACAGTTAAGATTTTAGATCCTGCTTTTTCAGGAGGACCAAATTATATGACAACCTACAACGGGAAAATTTATTTCGCGGCTTATAGTGCACCAGGCGAAAATCCTGAATTGTATGTTACTGATGGAACTGCTAGTGGAACTGGATTGTTTTTAGAAATAAATCCTTCAACAGCATCAAATTTATCTTCTGGCTCAAATCCAAATGATTTATTTGTATATGATGGTTATTTGTTCTTTTCTGCTGACGATGGAACGAATGGTAGAGAACTTTGGAGAACCAATGGAACTGCTGTTGGAACAACTATGGTGGCAGACATTTTTCCAAATACTTTAAATCCTTCTTTTGGAAAAGGGAGTAATCCAGGTGATTTTATTGAATTTAACAATGAACTTTATTTTACTGCAAGAGGTTATGATGCAGGGTTGAATCAAGTAACTGGGAATGAATTGTATAAATATTCAATTGCAGATGGTTGGAATAGAGTTAAGGATTTTTATCCTGGTAATTTAAATAATGGTATTGGTTCTAATAATCCTTTCTTTATTTTAAATAATGAATTATACGTTGCTGCTCAAGATGGAACAGCGGGTTCGAATCAATATGAGATTTGGAAAACGGATGGTACTGAAAGCGGTACAATAAAAGTAGTTAATGCAAGTACTCTGAATAATGAATCGCCTAATTTTTCATTGCAAGACAAAAAATTTACAGTTTTAAATAATAAACTTATTTTTGAACATAATATCCAACAAATTTGGGTTACTGATGGAACTAATGCAGGTACACAAGAATTAACCAATACTGGTGTTACCAACGTGCCTATTGGTGTTTCAGCATTTCAACCCATTGTTTTTAACGACGAAATATACTTTGGTGGAAATTACCCAACACAAGGCGTTGAACTTTGGAAATTAGCAGATACTACCTTATCTATTGAAGATTTTAGTACAAATGAAAAAATTAGTGTTTATCCAAATCCTACAAAAGATTATGTAAATATTGATATCAAGAATAAAGATTTTATTACAGAAATATATGATTTATCCGGAAAGTTATTAGTAACAACAAGCGATTCTAAAATTGACATGAATAAATTTAATAATGGAATATACCTACTTAAAATTATCACTGTAAATGAAACAATGTTTCAAAAAATTATAAAGCACTAA
- a CDS encoding multicopper oxidase domain-containing protein yields MHIKNKILLIIIFLFVAISLSAQNEKLIIGRTSGKLIVKKNKELRVFGFSNSLSGQVTLPGSLIEVKQGDSVHIDFWNISQGNPVSLYSKGIDFELQNEAHQSIKEKQPIDHMEHGFYTFSTKNRGTYLYYSPENYPFNLQAGMFGVVIIRSKKTDSSSVTKNNELLWCSYEIDTNWHTDAIMDLEHDDINKPIELPDYEPKHFLINGVATKKTRGLQTYVDRSEKIVLRIVNAGLYRNEILFPLETEVGLVFGKTNAIVATSKNKKVLLEAGDCIELSISLAEVNKKDTIIYQYIESKTNQMKHKAKISVFN; encoded by the coding sequence ATGCATATAAAGAACAAAATACTATTGATAATTATATTCTTGTTTGTCGCAATTTCATTGTCTGCACAAAATGAAAAATTAATTATTGGGAGAACGTCAGGGAAATTAATAGTAAAGAAAAATAAAGAATTGAGAGTATTTGGCTTTAGTAATTCACTTTCTGGGCAAGTAACCTTACCTGGCTCTTTAATTGAAGTGAAACAAGGAGATAGTGTGCATATTGATTTTTGGAATATATCGCAAGGTAATCCTGTCTCATTATATTCTAAAGGGATTGATTTTGAACTGCAAAACGAAGCGCATCAATCTATTAAGGAAAAGCAACCAATTGACCATATGGAGCATGGTTTTTATACTTTCTCTACTAAAAATAGAGGGACTTACCTTTATTATAGCCCAGAAAATTATCCATTTAATCTTCAAGCAGGAATGTTCGGAGTGGTCATTATTAGATCAAAAAAAACCGATTCTTCATCTGTGACTAAGAATAATGAGTTGCTATGGTGCAGTTATGAAATTGATACGAATTGGCATACTGATGCAATTATGGATTTGGAACATGATGATATAAACAAACCTATAGAACTTCCAGATTATGAACCGAAACACTTTTTAATTAATGGTGTTGCTACTAAAAAAACAAGGGGTTTGCAAACGTATGTTGACCGAAGTGAAAAGATTGTACTTCGTATTGTAAATGCTGGTTTGTATCGAAACGAAATTCTATTTCCGTTAGAAACAGAGGTAGGTCTTGTTTTTGGAAAAACGAATGCTATTGTTGCTACTTCTAAAAATAAGAAAGTGCTACTTGAAGCAGGCGATTGTATTGAATTATCTATTTCCTTAGCGGAAGTAAATAAAAAAGATACTATTATTTATCAATACATCGAATCAAAAACTAACCAAATGAAACACAAAGCAAAAATTTCAGTTTTTAATTAA
- a CDS encoding DUF547 domain-containing protein, giving the protein MRKFILITTVFLLTQTTAFSQYMNYQFYEDFLFTYVSEDGYVDYDAIYENQTDLRKVIDRFESLETYPNWSKNQELSHWINIYNVYSIKLIVDNFPINSIKDITQSFDLRFIPVKNQYVSLNYIEKEILSKTLDERAHFAINCASISCPNINRVPFYADTIENQLEVAAKNFINNTTKNDISRKEVKLSKVFDWFASDFLKNNASIIDYINKYADTRIKDNAQIEYLEYNWSLNSQVKFINKEFLASN; this is encoded by the coding sequence ATGAGAAAATTTATCTTAATAACAACAGTATTCCTTTTAACACAAACAACTGCTTTTAGTCAATATATGAACTATCAATTCTATGAAGACTTCTTATTTACGTATGTTTCGGAAGATGGTTATGTAGATTATGATGCCATCTATGAAAATCAAACCGATTTAAGAAAAGTAATAGACCGATTTGAATCTTTAGAAACGTATCCTAACTGGAGTAAAAATCAGGAATTATCACATTGGATCAATATCTATAATGTATATTCTATAAAATTAATTGTAGATAACTTCCCTATTAATAGTATAAAAGACATCACACAATCGTTCGATTTACGTTTTATACCCGTTAAAAATCAATATGTTTCTTTGAATTATATTGAAAAAGAAATATTAAGCAAAACATTAGATGAACGTGCACATTTTGCTATCAATTGTGCTTCAATATCTTGTCCGAATATCAATAGAGTTCCTTTTTATGCAGATACAATTGAAAATCAACTGGAAGTAGCTGCTAAAAATTTCATTAACAACACCACTAAAAATGATATCTCTAGAAAAGAAGTGAAACTTTCTAAAGTATTTGACTGGTTTGCAAGTGACTTCTTAAAAAACAATGCTTCTATTATAGACTATATTAACAAATATGCTGATACACGCATAAAAGACAATGCACAAATTGAATACTTAGAATACAATTGGAGTTTAAACAGCCAAGTTAAATTTATAAATAAAGAATTTTTAGCCTCAAACTAG
- a CDS encoding tetratricopeptide repeat protein, with protein sequence MEKYSSYRKTEEIYFNWNEYILAPALALLVVSIITYISLYFFGTIFTVFLILIGAGIINSLWLGLKSFSPNGNSRSRPKVPSFIALLSFLRTYVIVLFILVIANIGAYVLVVHQKENILYAGLFYFWLAIVFGLPIAYFVSREIIASRKQYAQALRYTKVHFKIKYDPEFLLQIDEIAFLNTLKKRGAWLSLHQKEKNDSSVPLASLNITARNEILFSPRYHESIFIPINTNQFKVAYFSVMENVYYEDIITFPYEKLHFEENKYPTDEPQILRGNKTDTITISFFKNGKIKLYSGQKLLLEHSLHVSQTITEEEKNIAKEVYIEKRGLNKITLQPELKAIIEKRTKLNETFFSWDLTVATPQKHLIETNYYNADSEDIKIVADEVTTTRIESTLPHSLVCYCYANGIRKWTTIEIDTAVLYALLLSKKATTFELNLSLDVVTATIQLNLNINNQPSNFNAWENNNVEHNLLEITTKLKEQEENKRKETLYTCIYEHMQKKEYAIAEEKCKQAIKENPSDGILYFYEARIVFYRYGKEACYDKEAYYIEKTKDDRYGLSRIYNNYGCLLDDDKEYEKALPYFEKAADICPEDVMYTANIAEIHYKLKNVKKAIYFANETQKKGYISEMMTTIIKNKGKI encoded by the coding sequence ATGGAAAAATACAGCTCATATAGAAAAACTGAAGAAATCTATTTCAATTGGAATGAATACATTCTTGCACCAGCTTTAGCACTTCTAGTTGTATCAATAATTACCTATATCAGTTTATACTTTTTCGGAACTATTTTTACTGTATTTCTAATTCTCATTGGTGCAGGAATTATTAATAGCCTTTGGTTAGGCTTAAAAAGTTTTTCTCCCAATGGAAATAGTCGTTCTAGACCAAAAGTGCCTTCATTTATAGCTTTATTGTCTTTTTTAAGGACTTATGTTATTGTACTTTTCATCTTAGTAATTGCCAATATTGGTGCCTATGTATTGGTAGTACATCAAAAAGAAAACATTTTATATGCAGGGTTGTTTTACTTTTGGCTGGCAATTGTTTTTGGACTTCCCATTGCCTATTTCGTCTCTAGAGAAATTATTGCTTCACGAAAACAATATGCGCAAGCATTAAGATATACCAAAGTTCACTTTAAAATAAAATATGACCCTGAATTTTTATTACAAATCGATGAAATAGCCTTTTTAAATACCCTTAAAAAAAGAGGTGCTTGGCTATCATTACATCAAAAAGAAAAAAACGATTCATCCGTTCCTTTGGCTTCATTAAATATAACAGCAAGAAATGAAATCCTCTTTTCACCAAGATACCATGAAAGCATATTTATTCCTATAAATACAAATCAATTTAAAGTGGCTTACTTTTCAGTTATGGAAAATGTTTATTATGAAGATATAATAACATTTCCTTACGAAAAATTACATTTTGAAGAAAATAAATACCCAACTGACGAACCCCAAATTCTAAGAGGTAACAAAACCGATACAATCACTATTTCTTTCTTTAAAAATGGAAAAATAAAATTATATAGCGGTCAAAAGCTTCTTTTAGAACATTCCTTACACGTTTCTCAAACCATTACTGAAGAAGAAAAAAACATTGCAAAAGAAGTTTATATAGAAAAACGTGGTTTAAACAAAATTACTTTACAACCCGAATTGAAAGCTATCATTGAGAAAAGAACAAAACTGAACGAAACTTTTTTTTCTTGGGACTTAACTGTAGCAACTCCACAAAAACACTTAATAGAAACCAATTATTATAATGCTGACAGTGAAGATATAAAAATAGTAGCTGATGAAGTAACAACCACTAGAATTGAAAGTACACTTCCTCATTCTTTAGTCTGTTATTGTTATGCAAATGGCATAAGAAAATGGACTACTATTGAAATTGACACAGCAGTATTGTATGCTCTTTTATTAAGTAAAAAAGCTACTACTTTTGAACTTAATCTTTCCTTAGATGTAGTTACAGCAACTATTCAACTTAACCTAAACATTAACAATCAACCTTCAAATTTCAATGCTTGGGAAAATAATAATGTAGAGCATAACTTATTAGAAATAACTACAAAACTAAAAGAACAAGAAGAAAACAAACGAAAGGAAACGCTGTATACTTGTATTTATGAACACATGCAAAAAAAAGAATATGCTATAGCTGAAGAAAAATGCAAACAGGCCATTAAAGAAAATCCTTCCGACGGTATTTTATATTTTTATGAAGCACGCATTGTATTCTATCGTTACGGAAAAGAAGCATGCTATGATAAAGAAGCCTATTATATTGAAAAAACGAAAGATGATCGTTATGGTTTATCACGCATTTATAACAATTATGGCTGTTTGTTAGACGACGACAAAGAATATGAAAAAGCACTACCCTATTTTGAAAAAGCTGCCGATATTTGTCCTGAAGATGTGATGTATACTGCGAATATTGCAGAAATTCATTACAAGCTAAAGAATGTAAAAAAAGCAATCTATTTTGCAAATGAAACCCAGAAAAAAGGCTATATTTCAGAAATGATGACAACAATTATTAAAAACAAAGGAAAAATATAA
- a CDS encoding MutS-related protein has product MDQYTALRTIQQTAIKKLKQELNILSFLRLFTLGTALFSGYYLYVTGNQTYLYIGLVAIVVFLVLLRFYDKKAIIKKHKEAIVAINTDELAFLNGEKIPFDDGIECTDVHHEYAYDLDIFGHKSLFQNLNRTYTYIGKKTLAASLLKQLPNENIVANQEAVKELAQKIEWRQDFMANAKLGNDEASFYAKLLAWSKDNNEELPWLTTVLSFVLPLVFISLFVTDYLVDTNDLSSYIFISFLINLGFAFKHVQRIKQENEVSTAIDKIVKQYGLMIHDIEGTTFKASKLVALQSALKTNSDKASVALQKLSKLFSILDSVANPLVTVLLNGMFLYHLHSLKAIIAWKNKNAKQLEYWLSIIGEFEMLNSLANFSYNNPEFTFPTLNTKHEVRFENLSHPLLNAKNRVANTVTFQPQSFIILTGSNMSGKSTFLRSLGVNMVLAGMGSVVCATAANIHPMPILVSMRLSDSLSDSESYFYAEIKRLKQIMDALENQRSFVLLDEILRGTNSDDKRSGTVEVIKKMMTQKAIGAIATHDIEVCLLADESPEALINKCFEVAINNDDLHFDYTLRNGICKNKSATFLMKKIGVI; this is encoded by the coding sequence ATGGATCAATACACAGCATTAAGAACGATACAACAAACAGCAATAAAAAAACTAAAGCAAGAACTGAATATTTTAAGCTTTCTGAGGTTATTCACATTGGGCACAGCCTTGTTTTCGGGATATTACCTGTATGTAACTGGAAATCAGACCTATCTTTATATCGGTTTAGTTGCTATTGTAGTGTTTTTAGTTTTACTTCGTTTTTATGACAAGAAAGCAATAATAAAAAAGCATAAGGAAGCTATTGTAGCCATTAATACAGATGAATTGGCTTTTCTAAACGGGGAAAAGATTCCTTTTGATGATGGAATTGAATGTACTGATGTACACCATGAATATGCTTATGATTTGGATATTTTCGGACACAAATCTTTATTCCAAAACTTAAATAGAACCTATACTTATATTGGTAAGAAAACATTAGCAGCTTCTTTATTGAAACAATTGCCTAATGAAAACATTGTAGCCAATCAGGAAGCAGTGAAAGAGTTGGCTCAGAAAATAGAATGGCGACAAGATTTTATGGCAAATGCTAAATTGGGTAATGATGAAGCTTCATTTTATGCTAAATTATTAGCTTGGAGTAAAGATAATAATGAAGAATTACCATGGTTAACAACTGTTTTATCCTTTGTATTACCTCTTGTCTTTATTAGCCTCTTCGTAACTGATTATTTGGTAGATACCAACGATTTATCATCCTACATCTTTATTTCTTTTTTAATTAACTTGGGTTTTGCTTTCAAACATGTGCAAAGAATTAAACAAGAAAATGAAGTTTCGACTGCTATTGACAAAATTGTGAAACAATATGGGCTAATGATTCATGATATAGAAGGAACCACTTTTAAAGCATCTAAATTAGTAGCATTGCAAAGTGCATTAAAAACAAATTCCGACAAAGCGAGTGTGGCTTTACAGAAATTATCGAAGTTGTTTTCGATATTAGACAGTGTTGCTAATCCTTTGGTTACTGTGCTTTTGAATGGAATGTTTTTGTATCATTTGCATAGTTTAAAAGCTATTATTGCATGGAAAAATAAAAATGCTAAACAGCTAGAGTACTGGTTGTCCATTATAGGAGAGTTTGAAATGCTAAACAGTTTGGCTAATTTCTCTTATAATAATCCTGAATTTACATTCCCAACTTTGAATACAAAACATGAAGTGCGTTTTGAAAACCTTTCTCATCCTTTGTTGAATGCGAAGAATAGAGTGGCAAATACCGTTACATTTCAACCGCAATCGTTCATTATTCTAACAGGGTCTAATATGTCTGGAAAAAGTACGTTTCTAAGAAGTCTAGGCGTAAATATGGTATTAGCAGGAATGGGTTCGGTGGTTTGTGCAACGGCAGCCAACATTCATCCAATGCCTATTTTGGTTTCCATGCGATTGTCAGATTCTTTGTCGGACAGTGAATCTTATTTTTATGCAGAAATTAAGCGTTTAAAACAAATTATGGATGCGCTAGAAAATCAACGTTCTTTTGTGTTGTTAGATGAGATATTGCGAGGTACAAATTCCGATGACAAACGTTCTGGAACAGTTGAAGTGATAAAGAAAATGATGACTCAAAAAGCAATTGGTGCTATTGCTACGCATGATATAGAAGTATGTTTGTTAGCAGATGAATCTCCTGAAGCATTAATAAACAAATGTTTTGAAGTAGCAATTAACAATGACGATTTGCATTTTGATTATACCTTACGCAATGGTATTTGTAAAAATAAAAGTGCTACTTTCTTAATGAAAAAGATTGGAGTTATTTAA
- the mnmE gene encoding tRNA uridine-5-carboxymethylaminomethyl(34) synthesis GTPase MnmE, with amino-acid sequence MISQETIVALATPSGAGAIAVIRLSGKDAIHIAGSVFQSVSKKDLAQQKTHTIHLGHIVADSKTYDQVLVSLFKGPNSYTGENVVEISCHGSTFIQQQIIQLLLRKGAKMAQAGEFTLRAFLNGKLDLSQAEAVADLIASDNEASHQIAMQQMRGGFSNEIAKLREELLNFASLIELELDFAEEDVEFADRSAFNDLLSRIEFVLKRLIDSFAVGNVIKNGIPVAIVGEPNVGKSTLLNALLNEERAIVSDIAGTTRDTIEDELVIEGIGFRFIDTAGIRETKDVVESIGIQKTFEKIEQAQVVLYLVDSLQLTVDSLKSLKVETEKIKNMFPLKPIVVVANKADLLTEKEITNLQEQLTTYNLQLITISAKQKLGIDTLKETLLSFVNTGALRNNETIVTNTRHYDSLLKALEEVQKVKWGLDSGISSDLMAIDIRQALFYFGEITGEVTNDELLGNIFANFCIGK; translated from the coding sequence ATGATTTCACAAGAAACTATTGTTGCTCTTGCTACTCCATCTGGAGCTGGTGCTATTGCTGTAATTCGCTTATCGGGTAAAGATGCGATACATATTGCTGGTTCCGTTTTTCAATCGGTATCTAAGAAAGACTTAGCACAACAAAAAACACATACCATCCACTTAGGGCATATTGTTGCCGATAGTAAAACCTATGACCAAGTTTTAGTGTCTCTTTTTAAAGGGCCTAATTCGTATACTGGTGAAAATGTAGTAGAAATTTCTTGTCATGGTTCTACATTCATACAACAACAAATCATACAATTATTATTGCGTAAAGGAGCTAAAATGGCACAAGCGGGTGAATTTACTTTACGTGCTTTTTTAAATGGTAAGCTCGACTTATCGCAAGCTGAAGCTGTAGCCGATTTAATAGCTTCCGATAATGAGGCGAGTCATCAAATAGCCATGCAACAAATGCGTGGTGGTTTTAGTAATGAGATTGCTAAATTGCGTGAAGAGCTATTAAACTTTGCTTCTTTAATTGAATTAGAATTAGACTTTGCAGAAGAAGATGTAGAGTTTGCGGATCGATCTGCTTTTAATGATTTATTAAGTCGTATTGAATTTGTATTAAAACGTTTGATTGATTCTTTTGCAGTAGGAAATGTAATTAAAAACGGAATTCCTGTTGCCATTGTTGGAGAGCCAAATGTTGGGAAATCGACCTTATTGAATGCCTTATTGAATGAAGAACGTGCCATAGTTTCTGACATTGCTGGAACGACTCGCGATACTATTGAAGATGAGTTAGTCATTGAAGGGATTGGTTTCCGTTTTATAGATACTGCTGGAATTCGCGAAACGAAAGACGTAGTAGAAAGTATTGGTATTCAAAAAACTTTCGAGAAGATAGAACAAGCACAGGTGGTTTTGTATTTAGTGGACAGTTTACAGTTGACAGTTGACAGTTTAAAAAGCTTAAAGGTTGAAACAGAAAAAATCAAAAATATGTTTCCTTTAAAACCAATTGTTGTGGTTGCCAACAAAGCCGATTTATTAACTGAAAAAGAGATTACAAACCTACAAGAACAACTTACAACTTATAACTTACAACTTATAACCATAAGCGCCAAACAAAAATTAGGTATCGATACTCTAAAAGAAACCCTACTCTCTTTTGTAAACACAGGGGCTTTACGCAATAATGAAACGATTGTGACCAATACACGTCATTACGATTCGTTATTAAAAGCGTTGGAAGAGGTACAAAAAGTGAAATGGGGATTAGACTCTGGGATTTCTTCCGATTTAATGGCTATCGATATTCGTCAGGCTTTGTTCTATTTCGGTGAAATTACTGGTGAAGTGACTAATGATGAATTATTGGGTAATATTTTTGCTAATTTCTGTATTGGGAAATAA
- a CDS encoding VOC family protein codes for MVKINLIVIKTNAIAIIKQQYEALGIVFDYHNHNNGPFHYAATLDGLVFEIYPLPNNTTQPDTTLRLGFEVPHLEETLQKLALSHWKIIKEIALTSYGKTVIIEDYDGRKVELKQQ; via the coding sequence ATGGTAAAAATCAATTTAATCGTGATAAAAACCAATGCCATTGCAATAATAAAGCAACAATATGAAGCATTAGGAATAGTATTCGATTATCACAATCATAACAATGGACCTTTTCATTATGCTGCAACTCTCGACGGTTTAGTTTTTGAAATCTATCCATTGCCAAACAACACTACTCAGCCAGATACTACTTTACGGTTGGGGTTTGAAGTACCTCATCTAGAAGAAACACTACAAAAGTTGGCATTATCCCACTGGAAAATTATCAAAGAAATTGCCCTAACATCCTATGGAAAAACTGTTATTATTGAAGATTATGATGGTAGAAAAGTAGAACTGAAACAACAATAA